A stretch of the Aggregicoccus sp. 17bor-14 genome encodes the following:
- a CDS encoding class I SAM-dependent methyltransferase, with product MRWTAAVATLLLAASAWAAPPPAIAKAAKDPARAEDAKNDARRKGPELLAFSGVKPGDTVLELIPGGGYFTRLFSKVVGPKGKVYAVWPSEYDKESHPDSDKMRALAKEPGFGNLEVIVQPAAQLAVPTPVDVVFTSQNYHDYPDPFMGPTDPAVLNKAVFAALKPGGLYIVIDHVAEAGSGVRDTDTLHRIDPALVKKQVLAAGFEFVGESPLLKNPADDHKVKVFDPSVRGKTDQFTFKFRKPKQKKSH from the coding sequence ATGAGATGGACCGCCGCCGTCGCCACCCTCCTGCTCGCCGCCTCCGCCTGGGCGGCGCCCCCACCGGCCATCGCCAAGGCCGCCAAGGACCCGGCGCGCGCCGAGGACGCGAAGAACGACGCGCGCCGCAAGGGGCCCGAGCTGCTCGCCTTCTCCGGGGTGAAGCCGGGGGACACCGTGCTCGAGCTCATCCCGGGCGGCGGCTACTTCACCCGCCTCTTCAGCAAGGTGGTGGGCCCGAAGGGGAAGGTCTACGCCGTGTGGCCGAGCGAGTACGACAAGGAGTCGCACCCGGACTCGGACAAGATGCGCGCGCTCGCGAAGGAGCCGGGCTTCGGCAACCTCGAGGTCATCGTGCAGCCGGCCGCCCAGCTCGCCGTGCCCACGCCGGTGGACGTGGTGTTCACCTCGCAGAACTACCACGACTACCCGGACCCCTTCATGGGCCCCACCGACCCCGCGGTGCTGAACAAGGCGGTGTTCGCGGCGCTCAAGCCCGGCGGCCTCTACATCGTCATCGACCACGTGGCCGAGGCGGGCTCGGGCGTGCGCGACACGGACACGCTGCACCGCATCGACCCGGCGCTGGTGAAGAAGCAGGTGCTCGCGGCGGGCTTCGAGTTCGTGGGCGAGAGCCCGCTGCTGAAGAATCCGGCGGATGACCACAAGGTGAAGGTGTTCGACCCCTCGGTGCGCGGCAAGACGGACCAGTTCACCTTCAAGTTCCGCAAGCCGAAGCAGAAGAAGTCGCACTGA
- a CDS encoding AI-2E family transporter — translation MESPAPRPNRAIAWVSLLFAALTLLLVRPILLPLVLGAWFAHLVRPLRDRLPFKRNVSAGLLTLLLVLGVALPIGTLYKFLGDGAMGLATALSSSEGPKAALVSLVEPGKQKPSAGKVEQLVKDHAEDAQGVAKLGALFALGTVLFFFFLGLSAFGLLARGEELYRWARAHQPLRGEHFDRLAAAFQETGRGLLAYVALTCLTQGVLCSVTFLALGVPRPGTLGFICAVFAVLPVVGSPLVWIPVALGLFLVGATTRALILLAVGGGVIAVVENLIGPLFARLGRLRLDSGLLILGMFGGALGLGPAGLFLGPLVLRLGKEALECWREVHAVEPLSVQGARGR, via the coding sequence ATGGAGTCTCCAGCGCCTCGTCCGAACCGTGCCATCGCGTGGGTCTCGCTGCTCTTCGCAGCCCTGACGCTGCTGCTGGTGCGCCCCATCCTGCTCCCGCTGGTGCTGGGGGCCTGGTTCGCGCACCTCGTGCGGCCCCTGCGCGACCGGCTGCCCTTCAAGCGCAACGTCAGCGCGGGGCTGCTCACGCTGCTGCTGGTGCTGGGCGTGGCGCTGCCCATCGGCACGCTGTACAAGTTCCTCGGGGACGGGGCGATGGGGCTCGCCACCGCCCTCTCCTCGAGCGAGGGCCCCAAGGCGGCGCTCGTCTCGCTGGTGGAGCCCGGGAAGCAGAAGCCCAGCGCCGGCAAGGTGGAGCAGCTGGTGAAGGACCACGCCGAGGACGCGCAGGGCGTGGCGAAGCTGGGCGCGCTCTTCGCGCTGGGCACCGTGCTGTTCTTCTTCTTCCTCGGGCTCTCGGCCTTCGGGCTGCTCGCGCGCGGAGAGGAGCTCTACCGCTGGGCGCGCGCGCACCAGCCGCTGCGCGGGGAGCACTTCGACCGGCTCGCGGCCGCGTTCCAGGAGACGGGCCGGGGGCTGCTCGCCTACGTGGCGCTCACCTGCCTCACCCAGGGCGTGCTGTGCAGCGTCACCTTCCTCGCGCTCGGCGTGCCACGGCCGGGGACCCTGGGCTTCATCTGCGCCGTGTTCGCGGTGCTGCCGGTGGTGGGCAGCCCGCTCGTGTGGATTCCGGTCGCGCTCGGCCTCTTCCTCGTCGGGGCGACGACCCGGGCGCTCATCCTGCTCGCGGTGGGCGGCGGCGTCATCGCGGTGGTGGAGAACCTCATCGGCCCGCTCTTCGCGCGGCTCGGCCGGCTGCGGCTCGACTCCGGGCTGCTCATCCTCGGGATGTTCGGCGGGGCGCTGGGGCTGGGCCCCGCGGGTCTGTTCCTCGGGCCGCTGGTGCTGCGCCTCGGCAAGGAGGCGCTGGAGTGCTGGCGGGAGGTGCACGCGGTCGAGCCGCTCAGCGTCCAGGGGGCGAGGGGACGCTGA
- a CDS encoding ABC transporter ATP-binding protein → MRPAPAATPGPVAKPPPGENRGFGRPMLGVPTEKSKNFKGALRRVLVRLRPERRGVLAVIVLTVVSVALSAVGPRILGHATDLVLSGLRAGGIDTPALRRVLLGAMALYVASAGAAYLQSWLLAGIVQRTVAGLRADVEAKLHRLPLRYVDRQPRGDLLSRVTNDIDNVAQSLQQSIGQLLNSSLTVLAVVSMMFVVSPVLALVTLVTVPLSMVVMRFIAARSKPRFVAQWKHTGALNALVEEAFTGHALVKVFGRSKDVEERFREENQQLFLASFGAQFISGAIQPAMMFLGNLNYVAIAVVGGLRVASGTMTLGEVQAFIQYSRQFTQPLAQLAAMANVLQSGMASAERVFELLDAEEERADVPESTGPAATPRRGRIELRDVSFSYDPAHPLLQQLSLVAEPGHTIAIVGPTGAGKTTLVNLLMRFYELDGGAILLDGQDISRMTRRELRSSMGMVLQDTWLFRGTIRENLAFGNLEATEEQILAAARAAYVDRFVHSLPQGYDTVIDDEGGTVSAGEKQLLTIARAFLANPSILILDEATSSVDTRTEVLIQQAMAALRQQRTSFVIAHRLSTIRDADTILVMEAGRIVEQGSHAELLAAGGAYAALYNAQFAAPVAEVA, encoded by the coding sequence ATGAGGCCCGCACCCGCCGCAACTCCGGGCCCCGTCGCCAAGCCGCCCCCGGGAGAGAACCGCGGCTTCGGCCGCCCGATGCTGGGCGTGCCCACGGAGAAGTCGAAGAACTTCAAGGGTGCGCTGCGCCGCGTGCTGGTGCGCCTGCGCCCGGAGCGCCGGGGCGTGCTCGCCGTCATCGTGCTCACGGTGGTGAGCGTGGCGCTCTCCGCCGTGGGGCCGCGCATCCTCGGCCACGCCACGGACCTGGTGCTGAGCGGCCTGCGCGCGGGCGGCATCGACACGCCCGCGCTGCGCCGGGTGCTGCTGGGCGCGATGGCGCTGTACGTGGCGTCCGCGGGCGCGGCCTATCTCCAGTCCTGGCTGCTCGCGGGCATCGTGCAGCGCACGGTGGCCGGCTTGCGCGCGGACGTGGAGGCGAAGCTGCACCGGCTCCCCCTGCGCTATGTCGACCGGCAGCCGCGCGGCGACCTGCTCAGCCGGGTGACCAACGACATCGACAACGTGGCGCAGAGCCTGCAGCAGTCCATCGGGCAGCTGCTCAACTCCTCGCTCACGGTGCTGGCCGTGGTGTCGATGATGTTCGTCGTCTCGCCCGTGCTCGCGCTGGTGACGCTGGTGACCGTGCCGCTCTCCATGGTGGTGATGCGCTTCATCGCGGCGCGCTCCAAGCCGCGCTTCGTGGCGCAGTGGAAGCACACCGGCGCGCTCAACGCGCTGGTGGAGGAGGCCTTCACGGGCCACGCGCTGGTGAAGGTGTTCGGCCGCAGCAAGGACGTGGAGGAGCGCTTCCGCGAGGAGAACCAGCAGCTGTTCCTCGCGAGCTTCGGCGCGCAGTTCATCTCCGGCGCCATCCAGCCGGCGATGATGTTCCTGGGCAACCTGAACTACGTGGCCATCGCGGTGGTGGGCGGGCTGCGGGTGGCCTCGGGCACGATGACCCTGGGCGAGGTGCAGGCCTTCATCCAGTACTCGCGGCAGTTCACCCAGCCGCTCGCCCAGCTCGCCGCCATGGCCAACGTGCTGCAGTCCGGCATGGCCTCGGCCGAGCGCGTCTTCGAGCTGCTGGACGCGGAGGAGGAGCGCGCGGATGTGCCCGAGTCCACCGGACCGGCGGCGACCCCGCGCCGCGGCCGCATCGAGCTGCGCGACGTGTCCTTCTCCTACGACCCCGCCCACCCGCTCCTCCAGCAGCTCTCGCTGGTGGCGGAGCCCGGGCACACCATCGCCATCGTGGGGCCCACGGGCGCGGGCAAGACCACGCTGGTGAATCTCTTGATGCGCTTCTACGAGCTGGACGGGGGCGCCATCCTGCTGGACGGCCAGGACATCTCGCGGATGACGCGGCGCGAGCTGCGCTCGAGCATGGGCATGGTGCTGCAGGACACGTGGCTCTTTCGCGGCACCATCCGGGAGAACCTCGCGTTCGGGAACCTGGAGGCCACCGAGGAGCAGATATTGGCGGCCGCGCGCGCGGCGTACGTGGACCGCTTCGTGCACTCGCTGCCGCAGGGCTACGACACGGTCATCGACGACGAGGGCGGCACGGTGAGCGCCGGCGAGAAGCAGCTGCTCACCATCGCGCGCGCCTTCCTCGCGAACCCCAGCATCCTCATCCTCGACGAGGCGACGAGCTCGGTGGACACGCGCACCGAGGTGCTCATCCAGCAGGCGATGGCGGCGCTGCGCCAGCAGCGCACCAGCTTCGTCATCGCGCACCGGCTCTCCACCATCCGCGACGCGGACACCATCCTGGTGATGGAGGCGGGGCGCATCGTGGAGCAGGGCAGCCACGCCGAGCTGCTCGCGGCCGGCGGCGCCTACGCGGCGCTCTACAACGCCCAGTTTGCGGCACCGGTCGCCGAGGTGGCCTAA